Proteins from a single region of Corvus hawaiiensis isolate bCorHaw1 chromosome 6, bCorHaw1.pri.cur, whole genome shotgun sequence:
- the G2E3 gene encoding G2/M phase-specific E3 ubiquitin-protein ligase: MSKPNNFDVQSTFCVLCGRTDDCPEKYGEKRIYVEYNLTVHYYCLLMSSGIWQRGEEDEGVDGFLITDIRKEVNRAAKLKCNICKKKGASIGCVAPKCKRSYHFPCGLQRECIFQFMEDFRSYCWEHRPVQKFTDKEPRGASQCTICLDLVEHLPVYTVLKSPCCKNAWFHRECLQYQALSAGIFFFRCTVCNNKDKFQKEMLRMGIHIPERDASWELEENAYQDLLHCYQHCDVKRCLCKKGRDYNEPDSKWEIKRCQYCGSRGTHLACSSMKSWEQNWECMECRSIFAKSGKYSKRKKRALATSEKTNGTTCLLEEPPPKSPRQSSGSPRNFLLQSSKIMCQNLSPCSHLELPASDRMTTSLSPVKSNRSWSLTQKHLREQRREVCNILKELKVQVKTKTTRLNINAESIWSNALKGFRQRNFSPTNTIEVNFSNCKNRSKTNTSAASKYHFFQLLILHLQNSSLFEGSSGKNLALDFQAVKENLYFEAGKMIAVSLVHGGPSPGFFSKTLFDCLVYGPENVKPALEDVADVDVAQTIQMIKYANSLSSLQSTLQDCCEFLTAAGCLRPVTDLCDKNMLVNDILIYHVIKRITLPLESFRQGLKTLGVLEKMQMHPDAFSSILCHKPERLSAETICDLFTIHSSSDVNKLKGAGFWMGYLRDVESGESVVTLEDILLFVTGSCYIPSIGFDPEPTIKFLHIRYPIGKRLLNCLELPITKTYQQFKNKMELTIRNTLRVEGE; this comes from the exons ATGAGTAAACCAAATAATTTTGATGTTCAAAGTACAT TCTGTGTTCTCTGTGGACGGACAGATGACTGCCCTGAAAAGTATGGAGAAAAAAGGATCTATGTGGAATACAATCTCACTGTTCATTATTACTGTTTG TTGATGTCAAGTGGCATTTGGCAGAGAGGGGAAGAAGATGAAGGTGTGGATGGATTTTTAATCACAGATATTAGAAAAGAAGTAAACAGAGCTGCAAAACTG aaaTGTAATATCTGTAAGAAAAAGGGTGCTTCGATTGGATGTGTAGCTCCTAAATGCAAACGAAGTTACCATTTTCCTTGTGGGTTACAAAGGGAATGCATTTTCCAGTTTATGGAAGACTTCAG atcTTACTGTTGGGAACATAGACCAGTCCAAAAGTTTACGGACAAAGAACCTAGAGGAGCTTCACAGTGCACAATATGCCTGGATTTGGTTGAACATCTTCCAGTGTATACTGTATTGAAAAGTCCTTGCTGTAAAAATGCTTGGTTTCATCGAGAATGCTTGCAG TATCAAGCTTTGAGTGctgggatatttttctttaggTGCACAGTATGTAATAACAAGGAcaaatttcaaaaagaaatgttgAGAATGGGCATACACATTCCAGAAAG GGATGCATCTTGGGAACTTGAAGAAAATGCATATCAAGACTTACTGCATTGTTATCAACACTGTGATGTTAAAAGATGTCTCTGTAAGAAAGGAAGAGACTATAATGAACCTGATAG taaATGGGAAATAAAGCGTTGTCAGTATTGCGGTTCTCGTGGGACTCATTTGGCCTGTTCGTCTATGAAGTCATGGGAGCAAAACTGGGAGTGCATGGAATGCAGAAGTATCTTTGCAAAATCAG GAAAGTATAGCAAACGGAAAAAGCGTGCTTTGGCTACCTCTGAAAAGACAAATGGGACGACTTGTTTGCTGGAAGAGCCACCTCCAAAGTCCCCTCGGCAATCATCTGGATCTCCACGCAATTTTCTACTCCA ATCATCAAAGATAATGTGCCAGAACTTGTCACCATGCTCACACCTAGAACTTCCAGCATCTGACAGAATGACAACGTCCTTATCTCCAGTGAAGTCAAACAGGAGCTGGTCCCTGACgcaaaa GCATTTAAGAGAGCAAAGAAGGGAAGTTTGTAATATACTGAAGGAGTTAAAGGTAcaagttaaaacaaaaacaacaagaCTTAACATCAATGCAGAAAGTATTTGGAGTAATGCTTTAAAAGGATTTAGACAGCGCAACTTCAGTCCCACAAACACCATTGAAGTAAATTTCTCAAACTGCAAAAATAGATCAAAGACAAATACTTCTGCTGCATCAAAATACCATTTCTTCCAATTATTAATTCTTCACCTTCAGAATTCATCATTGTTTGAGGGCTCTTCTGGAAAGAACTTGGCCCTTGATTTTCAAG ctgtaaaagaaaatctttattttgaagCTGGTAAAATGATTGCGGTTTCTCTGGTTCATGGTGGTCCATCTCctggtttcttttccaaaaCACTGTTCGATTGCCTTGTCTACGGTCCAGAGAATGTGAAGCCAGCTTTGGAAGATGTTGCTGATGTTGATGTAGCACAAACAATACAAATG ataaaatatgcaaatagtCTGTCCAGCCTACAGTCTACACTACAGGACTGCTGTGAattcctcactgctgctggatGTTTAAGACCTGTAACAGATTTGTGTGATAAGAACATGCTGGTGAATGACATATTGATCTATCATGTAATCAAGAGAATTACTTTACCCTTAGAAAG TTTTAGGCAGGGTTTGAAAACTCTTGGCGTTCTagagaaaatgcaaatgcaCCCAGATGCATTCTCTAGCATATTGTGCCACAAACCCGAAAGACTTTCAGCGGAAACTATTTGTGATCTCTTTACAATCCATTCCTCATCAGATGTAAATAAACTTAAAGGTGCTGGTTTTTGGATGGGCTATTTGCGAGATGTGGAaa GTGGTGAGTCTGTAGTGACATTGGAGGATATTCTGCTCTTCGTAACAGGCTCCTGTTACATACCATCCATTGGTTTTGATCCTGAACCTACTATTAAATTTTTGCATATAAGGTATCCCATTGGAAAGAGACTTCTTAATTGCTTAGAGCTTCCTATAACAAAGACATATCAGCagttcaaaaataaaatggagcTCACCATCAGAAACACACTAAGAGTTGAAGGGGAGTAA